A genome region from Trichosurus vulpecula isolate mTriVul1 chromosome 5, mTriVul1.pri, whole genome shotgun sequence includes the following:
- the LOC118851500 gene encoding 60S ribosomal protein L7a-like: MPKGKKAKGKKVAPAPAVVKKQEAKKVVNPLFEKWPKNFGIGQDIQPKRDLTRFVKWPQYIRLQRQRSILYKRLKVPPAINQFTQALDRQTATQLLKLAHKYRPETKQDKKQRLLARAEQKAAGKGDVPTKRPPVLRAGVNTVTNLVENKKAQLVVIAHDVDPIELVVFLPALCRKMGVPYCIIKGKARLGRLVHRKTCTSIAFTQVNPEDKGALAKLVEAIKTNYNDRYDEIRRHWGGNVLGPKSVARIAKLEKAKAKELATKLG, from the coding sequence ATGCCAAAAGGGAAGAAGGCCAAGGGGAAGAAGGTGGCTCCGGCCCCTGCTGTAGTAAAGAAGCAGGAGGCCAAGAAAGTGGTCAATCCTTTGTTTGAGAAGTGGCCCAAGAACTTTGGCATTGGTCAGGACATCCAGCCCAAAAGGGACCTTACTCGTTTTGTCAAATGGCCTCAGTACATCAGACTGCAGCGTCAAAGGTCTATCCTTTATAAGCGTTTGAAAGTTCCACCAGCAATTAACCAGTTCACCCAGGCTTTGGATCGTCAGACAGCTACTCAGCTGCTGAAACTGGCTCATAAGTATAGACCCGAGACAAAGCAAGATAAGAAGCAAAGGCTTCTGGCTCGGGCTGAACAAAAGGCTGCAGGCAAAGGAGATGTCCCTACTAAGAGACCACCTGTCCTGAGAGCAGGTGTTAACACTGTTACTAACCTGGTAGAAAACAAGAAAGCACAGTTGGTAGTGATTGCACATGACGTGGACCCCATTGAGCTAGTGGTCTTCCTACCTGCCTTGTGCCGAAAAATGGGGGTTCCTTATTGTATTATCAAAGGTAAAGCCAGACTGGGTCGCTTAGTTCACAGAAAGACCTGCACAAGCATTGCCTTCACACAGGTTAATCCTGAAGATAAGGGAGCCCTTGCTAAGCTGGTAGAAGCCATCAAAACCAATTACAATGACAGATATGATGAGATCCGTCGTCACTGGGGTGGCAATGTTCTGGGTCCAAAATCAGTGGCTCGTATTGCCAAGCTGGAAAAGGCAAAAGCTAAGGAACTTGCAACCAAATTGGGTTAA